In Rhizobium oryzihabitans, one DNA window encodes the following:
- a CDS encoding DEAD/DEAH box helicase family protein, with translation MVFDFGGLEKPKARSASPNPRDIFRSRPSGKAKIKELWQGQAQALDEWYRNPKQDTLISMYTGAGKTLVGVLIAQSYLLQGVRNVLYVCPTIDLIHQTVREANGIGIMPTTFYQSKFSDQNFAQSKSFCITTYQALLNTRNKFQGQNAPGAVIFDDAHVGERLVRDAFTLTIRKAKNEVLYSQIAAIIKECFHDIGQVYNFEQIVSDFSSGSVALCPPNGVHNRSHEFQAALEPHIDSDIGLQLPFDYLRGHLQYCAITISKFIIEITPPFIPALHVRALEDKSVPKVFLSATVQSKGDIVRAFGRSPRVIEPDVDAGLGERLMLFSSSLNKFCDDVKGLQALSKKVKVLIATPTEKAADKWDDFASPPKSADTFTQRLNEFRAGTTGAFMLLGRYDGIDLPDDDCRVMAVDGVPVGSAQLERYLFDRIKLDQTFFPRVANRFTQLFGRINRGKNDYGIYFIYSSDAENWLRNVANQAYFPKVLQEQIRLSEEFCDQLKDMTPEKIESIVTQIIERDQGWLGYYQAQIGQNPIDEKRISDREDYTKFDDELAKREANFILMLWQGDHSGALRQFEEIIDEVRMKNPRLAGWYAIWLGAANAILSRSDAMFDWFDEARNRLGGKLPLPRQEQEEVGLLPACKTVIEEGLREFCALTVPEASRKLMKLMKATESAYGDQSHKKAEEAVRVIGAALGFESRRPDTDEHDGPDNVWIDHNTKVAIPIELKTDKLGSNAINSEEVGQVYQHLEWARSRYPDYNVPGILVYTESKSVTASSNPSNDMFFADQKALKALQASFIAGVTTLSKLSPLEKYGKASEIGSEPAWQPLAIFERLKAGCLKGD, from the coding sequence ATGGTTTTTGATTTCGGTGGACTGGAGAAGCCCAAAGCGAGGAGCGCGTCTCCCAATCCGCGGGACATTTTCCGCAGTCGACCATCCGGGAAGGCGAAAATCAAGGAGCTCTGGCAAGGCCAAGCACAAGCGCTGGACGAATGGTACAGGAATCCGAAGCAAGACACCTTGATCTCAATGTATACTGGTGCCGGAAAAACTCTGGTTGGGGTTTTGATCGCCCAGAGTTATCTTTTGCAAGGCGTCCGAAATGTACTTTACGTTTGCCCGACGATTGACTTGATCCATCAAACGGTTCGCGAAGCCAACGGTATCGGGATTATGCCGACCACTTTTTACCAGTCGAAATTTTCAGACCAGAATTTTGCCCAGTCAAAATCGTTTTGCATAACGACTTATCAGGCCCTGCTGAACACTCGGAACAAATTCCAAGGCCAGAATGCGCCGGGTGCTGTCATCTTTGATGATGCGCATGTCGGTGAGCGTTTGGTCCGAGACGCGTTTACCCTGACAATTAGGAAGGCAAAGAACGAAGTTCTCTATTCCCAAATTGCGGCGATCATCAAGGAGTGCTTCCATGATATCGGTCAGGTCTACAATTTTGAGCAGATTGTTTCGGATTTCTCCTCAGGTTCCGTAGCGCTTTGCCCACCAAACGGAGTGCACAACCGCAGCCACGAGTTCCAAGCCGCGTTGGAACCGCACATCGACAGCGATATCGGCCTTCAGTTGCCGTTCGATTATCTGCGTGGACATTTGCAGTACTGCGCGATTACCATCAGCAAATTCATAATCGAGATCACACCTCCTTTTATTCCCGCACTCCATGTCCGCGCCCTTGAAGACAAGAGTGTGCCCAAGGTCTTCCTTTCGGCCACGGTCCAGTCCAAGGGCGATATCGTCCGTGCGTTTGGTCGATCCCCAAGGGTGATTGAACCGGACGTTGACGCCGGCCTCGGTGAGCGGCTCATGTTGTTTAGCTCGTCTCTGAACAAATTCTGTGACGACGTGAAGGGTCTCCAAGCCCTAAGCAAAAAAGTGAAGGTTCTGATCGCTACCCCGACGGAGAAGGCGGCAGATAAATGGGACGACTTTGCCTCCCCGCCCAAGAGCGCCGATACATTCACGCAAAGGCTGAACGAGTTCCGTGCGGGGACGACAGGGGCCTTCATGTTGCTGGGTAGATATGACGGCATTGATTTGCCCGACGATGACTGCCGTGTCATGGCGGTTGATGGAGTGCCAGTTGGTTCGGCGCAGCTGGAAAGATACCTGTTCGATCGTATTAAGTTAGATCAGACATTCTTCCCTCGGGTCGCCAATCGTTTCACTCAGCTCTTTGGCCGTATCAATCGCGGAAAGAACGACTACGGCATCTACTTCATCTATTCCAGCGATGCCGAGAACTGGCTGCGAAACGTTGCTAACCAAGCGTATTTTCCGAAAGTCCTTCAGGAACAGATACGTCTTTCTGAGGAGTTCTGCGATCAGCTGAAAGACATGACGCCCGAGAAAATCGAGTCAATCGTGACCCAAATCATCGAGCGCGACCAAGGCTGGCTTGGGTATTATCAGGCGCAGATCGGTCAGAACCCGATCGACGAGAAGCGCATCAGCGATCGTGAGGACTACACAAAATTTGATGATGAGCTAGCGAAGCGCGAAGCGAATTTCATTCTCATGCTCTGGCAGGGGGATCACAGTGGAGCGCTCAGGCAGTTCGAGGAAATTATCGATGAAGTGCGGATGAAGAATCCGCGCCTCGCTGGTTGGTATGCAATCTGGCTCGGCGCGGCCAACGCCATTCTCAGTCGGTCCGACGCTATGTTCGATTGGTTTGACGAGGCGAGAAACAGGCTGGGCGGCAAACTTCCACTGCCCCGTCAGGAACAGGAGGAAGTCGGCCTGCTTCCGGCCTGTAAAACCGTAATCGAGGAGGGGCTACGCGAGTTCTGCGCGCTTACCGTGCCCGAAGCTAGTCGCAAGCTGATGAAACTGATGAAAGCAACTGAATCTGCGTACGGTGATCAGTCGCACAAAAAGGCGGAGGAAGCGGTTAGAGTCATTGGGGCGGCGTTGGGCTTCGAGTCTAGGCGGCCTGATACAGATGAGCACGACGGTCCGGACAACGTTTGGATCGATCATAATACCAAGGTAGCGATCCCCATCGAGTTGAAGACGGACAAGCTCGGCAGCAATGCGATTAACTCTGAAGAAGTCGGGCAAGTCTACCAACATCTCGAGTGGGCGAGGTCACGCTATCCGGACTACAATGTTCCCGGCATACTCGTATACACGGAGAGCAAGTCGGTGACAGCGAGCAGTAATCCATCCAATGACATGTTCTTCGCCGATCAAAAGGCGTTGAAGGCGCTACAGGCTTCCTTCATCGCCGGCGTGACGACACTCTCGAAGCTGTCGCCGTTGGAGAAATATGGGAAAGCGTCCGAAATTGGCAGTGAACCGGCGTGGCAACCTCTGGCAATTTTCGAGCGGCTGAAAGCCGGGTGCCTCAAGGGGGATTGA
- a CDS encoding GNAT family N-acetyltransferase, with protein sequence MAALLNSVRAFFTPQTFHVDQENPGDVVARENLLDRAMGAGRRRKSSEKLRAGRVPAEGLALVARDEDGHVIGTVRLWNVEAGISREGRAVEALLLGPLAVDAAHEGKGIGSALMRAAISEATKRGHGAILLVGDAPYYERFGFFADKAQHLIMPGPFERSRFLALELRAGWLEGAAGMLVASGRRLFA encoded by the coding sequence ATGGCCGCTCTTTTGAATTCGGTACGGGCATTTTTCACGCCGCAGACATTTCATGTCGATCAGGAAAATCCGGGCGATGTCGTTGCCCGTGAAAACCTGCTTGACCGCGCCATGGGCGCTGGCCGCCGTCGCAAATCGTCCGAAAAGCTGCGCGCCGGCCGGGTTCCGGCCGAAGGTCTGGCGCTCGTCGCTCGCGATGAGGATGGTCATGTCATTGGCACGGTACGCCTGTGGAATGTCGAAGCCGGCATTTCGCGCGAAGGACGCGCGGTTGAAGCGCTGCTGCTCGGCCCGCTGGCCGTCGATGCTGCCCATGAGGGCAAAGGCATCGGCTCGGCGCTGATGCGCGCTGCGATCTCCGAAGCCACCAAACGCGGTCACGGCGCCATCCTCCTCGTGGGTGACGCACCCTATTACGAGCGTTTCGGCTTTTTCGCCGACAAGGCGCAGCACCTGATCATGCCGGGCCCATTCGAGCGTAGCCGTTTCCTGGCGCTGGAATTGAGGGCCGGATGGCTGGAGGGTGCAGCCGGCATGCTGGTTGCGAGCGGCCGCCGGCTCTTTGCCTGA
- the odc2 gene encoding ornithine/lysine decarboxylase, translating to MTTARILDFIKTRRPEGPCLVVDLDVVRDNFNAFRHSLPNSAIYYAVKANPAPEILKLLASLGSNFDCASVAEIQMALDAGATSDRISFGNTIKKERDVARAYALGIDLFAVDSHEEVEKVARAAPGARVFCRVLTDGEGAEWPLSRKFGCVPQMAVDVLVYAHQLGLESYGVSFHVGSQMMNLDAWDAALADAKRVFGSLSKQGIHLQMVNMGGGFPTKYLRDVPAAEEYGQAIDTALRKHFGNQIPKTIIEPGRGMVGNAGVIKAEVVLVSKKSDNDNHRWVFLDIGKFGGLAETMDEAIRYPIRTERDQDEMQPCVLAGPTCDSADVLYEKNMYPLPVSLTIGDEVLIEGTGAYTTTYSAVAFNGFEPLKAYVI from the coding sequence ATGACGACTGCACGCATTCTCGACTTCATCAAGACCCGACGTCCCGAAGGCCCTTGCCTTGTGGTCGATCTCGACGTCGTGCGCGACAATTTCAACGCGTTCCGGCACTCGCTGCCCAACAGCGCGATCTACTACGCCGTCAAGGCGAACCCGGCTCCTGAAATCCTGAAGCTGCTCGCTTCGCTCGGCTCCAACTTCGATTGCGCCTCCGTGGCTGAAATCCAGATGGCGCTCGATGCGGGTGCGACTTCCGACCGGATTTCCTTCGGCAACACCATCAAGAAGGAACGCGATGTCGCCCGCGCTTATGCGCTCGGCATCGATCTCTTCGCCGTGGACAGCCACGAGGAAGTCGAGAAGGTTGCCCGTGCCGCTCCTGGCGCGCGCGTCTTCTGCCGCGTTCTGACGGATGGCGAAGGTGCCGAATGGCCGCTGTCGCGCAAGTTCGGTTGCGTACCGCAGATGGCTGTCGATGTTCTCGTCTACGCACATCAGCTCGGTCTCGAATCCTACGGCGTTTCCTTCCATGTCGGCTCGCAGATGATGAATCTCGACGCATGGGATGCGGCGCTCGCCGATGCCAAGCGCGTCTTCGGATCGCTTTCCAAGCAGGGCATTCACCTGCAGATGGTCAATATGGGCGGCGGTTTCCCGACCAAGTACCTGCGCGACGTTCCTGCTGCCGAAGAATACGGCCAGGCGATCGACACGGCGCTGCGCAAGCACTTCGGCAACCAGATCCCGAAGACGATCATCGAGCCGGGCCGCGGCATGGTGGGCAATGCCGGCGTCATCAAGGCGGAAGTCGTCCTCGTGTCGAAGAAGTCCGACAACGACAACCACCGCTGGGTGTTCCTCGACATCGGCAAGTTCGGCGGTCTCGCCGAGACGATGGATGAGGCGATCCGTTACCCGATCCGCACCGAGCGCGATCAGGACGAGATGCAGCCCTGCGTTCTGGCCGGTCCGACCTGCGACAGCGCCGACGTGCTGTATGAAAAGAACATGTATCCGCTGCCGGTCTCTCTGACGATCGGCGACGAAGTTCTGATCGAAGGCACCGGTGCCTATACGACGACGTACTCCGCGGTTGCCTTCAACGGTTTCGAGCCGCTGAAAGCCTACGTCATCTGA
- a CDS encoding LysR family transcriptional regulator produces MDTLTRIRAFIDVVEAEGFSAAARKTGRSKALLSKYVRELEDDLGALLLNRTTRQFSLTEAGHTYYRTASDILKEIDNLADLVREKNADLKGKLRISVPRTFIDADVGQSLIDFAKENPELSLEIVAEDRFVDLIEEGFDLAVRITRLEDSGLIARKLSDFRVYAVATADFVAQHGPLDGPQDFARVPFIIDTNTRFHNSVRYFEPDGGSNSVAISGPIEVNSPQATLRAARAGLGIAMVPDFIARPYIQSGELVTLFDDYISKDRGIYAVYPHRRYLPAKVRSFVDYLSAWFRKNG; encoded by the coding sequence ATGGACACGCTGACCCGCATCCGCGCCTTTATCGATGTCGTCGAGGCGGAGGGTTTTTCCGCCGCCGCACGCAAGACCGGGCGCTCCAAGGCGCTGTTGTCCAAATATGTGCGGGAACTGGAGGACGATCTCGGTGCGCTGCTCCTCAATCGCACCACCCGGCAGTTCTCGCTGACGGAGGCGGGACACACCTATTACCGCACCGCCTCCGATATCCTCAAGGAAATCGACAATCTCGCCGATCTGGTAAGGGAGAAGAATGCCGATCTTAAAGGCAAGCTCCGGATTTCGGTTCCCCGTACCTTCATCGACGCCGATGTCGGCCAGAGCCTGATCGACTTCGCCAAGGAAAATCCGGAACTGTCGCTGGAAATCGTCGCCGAGGATCGGTTCGTCGATCTGATCGAGGAGGGCTTCGACCTTGCGGTTCGAATCACGCGGCTGGAGGATTCGGGCCTGATTGCCCGCAAGCTTTCCGATTTCCGGGTCTATGCCGTGGCGACGGCGGATTTCGTGGCCCAGCACGGGCCGCTCGACGGCCCGCAGGATTTCGCCCGCGTTCCCTTCATCATCGACACCAACACCCGCTTCCACAACTCCGTTCGATATTTCGAACCGGATGGCGGCTCGAACTCGGTGGCCATCAGCGGCCCCATCGAGGTCAACAGCCCGCAGGCAACGCTGCGCGCCGCACGGGCCGGGCTTGGCATCGCCATGGTGCCGGATTTCATCGCGCGACCCTATATCCAGTCCGGAGAGCTGGTGACGCTGTTCGACGATTATATTTCCAAGGACCGGGGCATCTACGCGGTCTATCCGCACCGCCGCTACCTGCCCGCCAAGGTGCGCAGCTTCGTGGATTATCTCTCGGCGTGGTTTCGCAAGAACGGGTGA
- a CDS encoding substrate-binding domain-containing protein codes for MRRKFIGVAFAALAAVLAGSAHAQDKKVTIGVSIPAADHGWTAGVVYHAERVAKLLMKEHPGLNVIVKTSPDAANQANALQDLAVQGLDALVVLPSDPDPLVNAIKEIKDKGTFVALVDRAPSVNDNSIRDLYVAGNNPALGQVAGEYIKKTTPDAEVVVIRGLPIPIDQQRQDGFDKGIAGSNVKVLDRQYGNWNRDDAFRVMQDYLTKYKKIDVVWCQDDDMAIGVLEAIQQAKRTDIQYIVAGAGSKDMIKKVMDGDKLVPVDVLYPPAMVATAMQLTAGHFYDQVPVAGEYILDATLVTKDNAEQFYFPDSPF; via the coding sequence ATGCGTAGAAAATTCATCGGCGTGGCCTTTGCCGCGCTGGCTGCGGTGCTTGCGGGCTCGGCCCATGCGCAGGACAAGAAGGTCACCATCGGCGTATCTATTCCGGCGGCCGACCACGGCTGGACGGCGGGCGTCGTCTACCATGCCGAACGGGTGGCAAAGCTTCTGATGAAGGAGCATCCGGGTCTGAACGTCATCGTCAAGACCTCGCCGGATGCCGCCAATCAGGCAAACGCGCTTCAGGACCTCGCCGTGCAGGGGCTGGACGCGCTGGTCGTCTTGCCGTCTGATCCCGATCCGCTGGTAAATGCCATCAAGGAAATCAAGGACAAGGGCACCTTCGTCGCACTCGTGGACCGCGCGCCGAGCGTCAATGATAATTCCATCCGCGATCTTTACGTTGCCGGCAACAACCCGGCGCTTGGACAGGTGGCGGGTGAATACATCAAGAAAACCACGCCTGATGCGGAAGTGGTGGTCATTCGCGGCCTGCCCATTCCCATCGACCAGCAGCGCCAGGACGGTTTCGACAAGGGTATCGCCGGCTCGAACGTCAAGGTTCTCGATCGCCAGTACGGCAACTGGAACCGCGACGACGCCTTCCGCGTGATGCAGGACTATCTGACCAAATACAAGAAGATCGACGTGGTCTGGTGTCAGGATGACGACATGGCCATCGGCGTGCTTGAAGCGATCCAGCAGGCGAAACGCACCGATATCCAGTATATCGTCGCGGGCGCCGGTTCCAAGGACATGATCAAGAAGGTCATGGACGGCGACAAGCTGGTGCCGGTCGACGTGCTCTACCCGCCGGCAATGGTGGCGACCGCCATGCAGCTGACGGCCGGTCATTTCTACGATCAGGTGCCGGTTGCCGGTGAGTATATTCTCGATGCCACGCTCGTCACCAAGGACAATGCCGAGCAGTTCTACTTCCCGGATTCGCCGTTCTGA
- a CDS encoding ABC transporter permease has product MTEAALDNGKTPKTSKDWDLRAVAPFVALALLLVLGTIANPNFIGIDNLLNVVTRSAFIAIIALGATYVITSGGLDLSVGAMVAFVASLMILFMNSGVIASPLLMLLAAMALAVAIGAACGLANGLITTIGRIEPFIATLGTMGIYRGLTTWLSQGGAITLRNPEIQTLYRPVYFGNVFGVPVPVIAIFVTAAIAAFVLYRTRYGRHLTAVGSSEDVARYSGISVARVRTIAYVVQGLCVAVAVLLYVPRLASTSATTGMLWELQAITAVVVGGTALRGGVGRIWGTICGAFILEIVGNIMILSNFVSEYLIGAIQGAIIIIAMLVQRSLSRR; this is encoded by the coding sequence ATGACTGAGGCCGCACTTGATAACGGCAAGACGCCGAAGACCTCGAAGGACTGGGATCTGCGCGCCGTAGCGCCCTTTGTGGCGCTGGCTCTGCTTCTGGTTCTTGGCACCATCGCCAATCCCAATTTCATCGGCATCGACAATCTCCTGAATGTCGTTACCCGCAGCGCCTTCATTGCCATTATCGCGCTTGGCGCAACTTACGTCATCACATCCGGCGGGCTCGATCTTTCCGTTGGCGCCATGGTCGCTTTCGTGGCCAGCCTGATGATCCTGTTCATGAACAGCGGTGTCATCGCCAGTCCGCTGCTGATGCTGCTCGCCGCCATGGCGCTTGCGGTCGCCATCGGTGCGGCCTGTGGGCTCGCCAACGGCCTCATCACCACCATCGGCCGCATTGAACCCTTCATTGCCACGCTTGGCACCATGGGCATCTATCGCGGGCTGACAACCTGGCTGTCGCAGGGCGGCGCGATCACGCTGCGCAACCCGGAAATCCAGACGCTTTATCGCCCGGTCTATTTCGGCAACGTCTTCGGCGTGCCGGTGCCTGTCATCGCCATCTTCGTCACGGCCGCCATCGCCGCCTTCGTGCTTTACCGCACCCGTTATGGCCGGCATCTGACCGCTGTCGGCTCCAGCGAGGATGTGGCGCGATATTCCGGCATTTCGGTCGCCCGGGTCCGCACCATCGCTTATGTCGTGCAGGGCCTCTGTGTTGCCGTCGCCGTTCTGCTTTACGTGCCGCGTCTCGCCTCCACCTCGGCCACGACAGGCATGTTGTGGGAGCTGCAGGCCATCACCGCCGTCGTCGTCGGCGGCACGGCACTGCGCGGCGGGGTGGGGCGCATCTGGGGCACGATCTGCGGCGCCTTTATTCTGGAGATCGTCGGCAACATCATGATCCTGTCTAACTTCGTCAGCGAATATCTGATCGGCGCCATCCAGGGCGCGATCATCATCATCGCCATGCTGGTGCAGCGCTCTTTGAGCCGCAGATAG